In Lycium ferocissimum isolate CSIRO_LF1 chromosome 7, AGI_CSIRO_Lferr_CH_V1, whole genome shotgun sequence, the sequence CCAAGACATTGGACAATGCCAAGATTAGAGACAGAGTGGTATATTAGCATTTACGAGAGAATGTCAAATGCTAATCCCCTCTTGCTCGAGCTCTCTAAGTTGGACTTCAACATTGTTCAAGCAGCACACCAAGAAGATTTGAGAACACTGTCAAGGTGAGATATCTTTTAGGTGATCTGATGGTATTACAATGTCAGTGTATAAAAAGTTAAACTCCTTAGGTATATTTATTGCTACAAGCCTACGACGTACttaaaacatgtaaaaataattaCTCTCATACAACATTTATTTTCATGTAATGTAAAGGTGGTGGAAGAGCACAAGTCTGGCAGAAAAGTTGTCATTTTCAAGAGATAGACTGGTGGAAGACTTTTTGTGGTCAGTTGGGTTAGTATTTGAGCCTCAACACAACTACTGCCGAAGAATGTTGACAAAGGTCGTTGCATTTATTGTAGTAATGGATGATATTTATGATGTCTATGGCACTCTTAATGAGTTGGAAATCTTCACTGATGCCGTTGAAAGGTCAGTAACTTTAAGGACGCAATTACGTTCTGTCATTACTACTAGTTTTCTTTATCGTTCTTGTCTTGTTTGTCATGTGAAAAGTTGGTTTATTGTAATATAAATTCAGATGGGATATAAAAGCAATGAAGCGGCTTCCAGactatatgaaattatgttACCTTGCACTCTTCAACTCTACCAATGAAATGGCGTATGATATTCTCAAAGAGCAAGGGATCAATGTCCTACCTTACCTCACAAAACAAGTAAAATTCTTTCTACCTAGAATCTTTAATTCCCTTCTTTTAGTTTCAAATTTCATCAATCTGCTGATctctttccccatatcccccatCTCTGAGGCAGAAGCAATATATAAATTTGGTGGATTCAACCATTAAAATTTTTGGCAttaaacttgttttttttttccagcaaaAGTCCATACAAGGTGGATTGTGGGGTTTAGGCACAACCCCAACTGATAGATTTGTCAAACATAAGTAGCACAATGAGGAGGACATAAACCTTAGCCTCTATACAAAAAGGAAGAGTGTAGCTAATCACTCTTAGGTACTTAGGGGATAATTGATAACTATTGGATTGGATAACAATATTCGAGTCAGAGTGAAAAGGACAAGAGGGGGTTGCTCAGATGGTAAGCACCATCTATCTCCGACTTGAAGATTGTGGGTTCGAGTCACTAATGGAGCAAAAGGAGGAAGCTCCTGGAGGGAGGGATAAAAAAAAGTCAAGAGTGAGAGTAGTCATCTATACAAAGTAGTTAAAACTATTAGATGTGCATTATCAGCTACCATCATTAATAACAAACTGAGTCCTCCTTGTTTagattaattacttattttggTGTGCCTTCTGTATCCATCCTGATATATAATAGCCTTAACCATTTTAGGAAGAGAGTTGACATTCTCAAAATTTCTGTACATTTTGTTCCTTTCCCAAAGGTTAGCAAGATAATCCACAGCCATGTTACTCTCTCTATAAATGTGGGCAAAAGAACAGTTGAGACTCTTAGAGAGGTTAATAATATGACTAATAATCTGCTTCATTCGCCAAGAGATCTTCATTTTGTTGTTAATCATGTTGATGACAACTTGAGAGTCAGATTTTGACATTAAACTCAATTCACTTTTCAAGGGTTCAGAACCTaatagttatttttaaaaaatagtgaTTTTTCATACACGTGTGTGGAAAAAAAGTTGGGTTTAATTGAAAGCATTGAATCCATGCAATATTGATCTTTGACTCCCTCCCCCacaaccccacccccacaaaccacaaattaaacaattaaatccATTTATTTGCGCTATTAATTGAGACAAGTTGTTAATTAGTGGGCAGATTTATGCAAAGCTTACTTACGAGAAGCGAGGTGGTACTACAATGGATATATGCCAACACTGCAAGAGTACATGGATAATGCTTGGATCTCAATTGCAACTCCTTTGGTATTGGTCTATGCATTCATCTTTGTCACAAGTTCAATTACCAAAGAGGCATTGGAATCCTTAAACAATTATCCTGACATAATTCGTCGGTGTGCTACTATTAATCGCTACGTCGATGATTTGGGGACATCATCGGTACGTTTTCATACCTTAATTCCTCTCACATAAAATTTATgactatttcttgattttaagATAAACTTAATTTAGTGTACTCCATTTGTTTCATTgttcttttttgcttttgttaATTCAGGAAGAACTGAAAAGGGGTGATGTTTCCAAGTCGATTCAATGTTACATGAATGAGAAGGGTGCTTCGGAAGAAGAGGCAAGAAAACACATCAAGTTTTTGATAAAAGAGACGTGGGAACTGATGAACAAAGACCAAAGGGAAGAAATGCTATTTTCTGAAGAATTCATTGGGATTGTGTTAAATTTTTCAAGAGCATCACATTGCATATACCAGCATGGAGATGGACATGGAATTCAAAATTCCCACATTAGAGATCGGATCACCAAACTACTCTTTGAGCCTATCACAATATAATTCCATAGTAGTGGAGCATCCACTGTGCTTACTAGTGTGTATGATTAAAGTAAAAAACGGGTCTCTCAGCAAAAAGGATAATTCCACAGTGTCTTAACTGCTCAATATCTAAAAAAGCAAAAAGCTCTGCCTCACATCATTCTTCAGCACTTCACACTTTTAGTTTTGGGATTAAATTCATAGACTAAATTAAAATGTTGCCTATGAAGAGGAGGACGTTGCAATGCCTTAAAGTGATCACTGCCAAAATCACTTTACGGCGTAGCAACACCAGCTCGTTCCCTGTTGCAACGAGCCAGAAACTTTGTACTCTGCAactttggttaaaaaaaaaaaaaaaaatctaacttgctgtagcaaatttcaaattaaattacTGTTTAAAATATTGGAAACTAGTCTTTAGTCTTCAAGGTCAAGTAATTTTGTTTAGATATCATTGGTAAATTCATTTTAGATTAGAAGTTATGTATTTTTGAAGATGAATCACGATTATCTCGATAGAATACTTCGTTCCTTTGTCATATTCCAATTTTTCTACTTACTTGTTTTGCCTTGTCAATAGATTGTTTTTCTCGTTGGTGTATTATCCATTCAGTAAATTTCTTAAATGGTCGCTTAAGGAAATTATGGAATAAAGTTactttgtttgttttgtatcaATAAAGCGTCTCAACTTGTGTGTTATATCTTAAAAGATTACTATTGCTAGATTATGAACTACATTCGCCGAAAATCTTTATTGgcattttgaattttaatttgtatTCCACGTTAAACCTAACTAGTAGCCTAGtaataaaattattgaaaaCATTTACTTGGGATTATTTTTGGTCTCATCAAAACTAGGAAGTGCTTGTCCACCGAGGAAGCTACTAATAAAAAAATCACAACTCAAAACACAGTAGTGTATTTGAGACGTAATAAAGTTAATGAGAAAATAACAACTCAAAATAcaaaatctatatattattaaaaagaggatagtttggCATAAGATTGTGACAAGTGGCAGCGTAGGATTATGATAGTGGTTGTTTTAGGACAAAAAATAGTTAATAATTAGTTATTAGTTattgtttttgaatttcaatttaaaaatatcttcatatacaaaaaaaataaaaaaaataataataataaataataataataataataataataataataataatctatcTATTATCAAAAGAGTTAAagataaattttttgaattaaaaataaaagataactTCAACTCAGTTTtcctttaaatatatatatatatatatatcacgtgactaattttgaaaaaaaaaaaaaaaacagacacACAACACAATGCACGTGATTAACCactttatatgacacacttatataacattaattttatatgtgttatggatggtggATTTATGACGTTTCTGAATGACAACACAATGCACACGTTTGActaatttatatgacacacttatatatataacgctaattttatatgtgttatgcatggtgaATTTATGACGTTATAAACACAACGACAATTgtatcttaatttaaaaatagacaaagaaaatagaaaacacaaaaaagagACAAAAACAAGCTAAATAGAACAAAACTAACCGCATGTctcttaccccccccccccccctcccttcCCCCAATTACCCCCACTAACTCACAaacacacatgcacggtttATTTCTAAAAGCATTTACGATAATATGGTTTGAAAACCGTATCATACATAGTTTCGTGCATGTGTACCCACAAGTTGGCAACATCAAAAGAGTACCTAAACCGCTAATATAACCGTCCCTTACCCCCAATTACCCCCGCTACAATTTCTTGCTATGTTTTTATACAAAAAAGTatcaattttgatattttattattttgagtaTGTTGCTCGGAATTTAACTGAAGGCAAGCGGAGAGGGTACAACTTACAAGGAAGTAAAATGGGTCGACAGGGAAGTCTCTGCATGCTGTATGGTTCGATTTTGCCACCACGATCTGTTCGTGAATACCAAAAGTGATATGGATCATTTCCGAAATTGTACTCTTGTATTTGTTTAACGAAAAACTATTTTGGGgtctttgaaaaagaaaaaaaaactttaatcaTGGATATGATTTGTCATTGTTTTGCACggtcttattttttaatttcgtaCTTCATTTGATCGAGGAATACAATCAAATTCTGAAAAGATATTTTAATTGCCATATAGATTTGATTGTGATTCATTACTTATGTGagttttatgtcttttttactattttaataAATGTTTTTATTTTGCAGGAATAATATCGACATGATTATGTCCTCGAAAATATAAATTATGTGTGTTAAGATCTCAAATTATCACgattatgaaagaaaaaaatattattcaccTATTAACTGACATGCATGCATAATGGCCTGTTTACAAGATGCCCCACTTTTGCTTCTTCtctttatgttttctttcaCACTTCAATTCCAGGTACGGACAAACACATTTGAAAGGATGGCACCTCTTACCCATACAATTGATAATGTGTTGAAACGTGCACCTATGTTCTCTTTAACACTTCCTTGCTACTTCATTGATTAGCACATAatttttcataaatcatatctAGTTAACactatatagtatatactacatatacctaaatatataatttaaacatatatatatatatatatacactatatattataagtatattcttagtatattttagtcgTATATATAATCCTTTTAATTTAAGTAGTGTCTTTTGAAGAGTAGAttcttattttagtttttttttttttttaccttaaaTTTAGAATTTTGCGTTAATTTCCacatcatattcggtcatggtTATGTTCTCCTAAATAAAGAGTCTAATTatgtcgctccgatctaatccaatcgctaTTTTACTACTTattctatggtctccaatttgcaGTTCTTCCTTATGCAATGGTAGATATCACTGTATGTAcataatgttatatatattttcctatttttttcttttgcttcatTAGACTTGGTCACGAGTATGAAGGTTGTTgaaaaattatatgtattacCAACCAAGAAACTCTATGTCCCAAAACGAAAGATGACCAATTGAGAGAACTTCTCTTGAATGTGAATTTGGCATTGAAAAAGAATATTGGTGAAAGTCATATTCAAACGAATCCTTCGAGAAATTTGAGGTGTGTGTTTTATTGTTTGTGCTTTTGCAGTTTTGACGAGTCGAATAATGTTGAGAAGATTGTATTTATTGCGCATTTTGGGGATACATAAATTTGTTGCTTCTCTGGATCATATTTTTGCACCACCAATTTGTTTGATTTGCTGCAACTTCAGTCTTTAGTGGTGTCATCTTTACTTCATTCCCATTTTTGCCCCACACCGACAATAACATAATGCAAATGTGAAGAATAACAATATTGCATTGTCCAAATGTTCTACCATACAGCCATTGTAGTTTCCAGAAAAAACGTTCTTTTCTCTTTCCAAGTTATATACTAATAGTGAAAAAATTGCACGATTTGACCTTTAaatgtgttggtctttaatttttgcccttaaagATCGAACTTATGTCTAGCGGGTCATACCGTCTTAAGTGGGGCATAATTATTGAGGTATTATGattcaaaaatataaacttgagagaaatataaagtgactaattattcaaaataactataattgagagattgagatttgagagaaaaaagTTGTTTGCCTTGAGCGACAAAAATAGAAGACCAGCaaaaaaagtgcaaatgacccaataaTGGTAGATGACTACTCCAATCGAAAGTTGAAAATGATCAAGTACCCTTATGTTTTGGAAAACCTATTCATTTTAGTAAGgaaactaattaaaaaatgatACTAAAACTGTATTTAAACTGATAATCGAAATGAAGCAAACACATTGTGATAAGCATTATTacagttatatatatttttttttttttttttttccgttttcATAAACGGGATCAAAAGACTGGATATCCCAAAACGAAAGATGACCAATTGAGAGAACTTCTCTTGAATGTGAATTTGTTTGGAGAAATGGAATCCTTCGAGAAAAGGTGTGTTTTAATGAAATAATAGTTGATTGTATTTACATATTTATAGAAATTGTTGAGTCTCAGAACTTCAAGACTAATCCAAGAAATGAGAATATTAATTTGTAATATGTCACTTATGATTCATATACTAATAGtgaaaaattgcatgatttcttattatctctttccacttttttttttctttgaaactaTGAGGTATATTATGATTCAAAAATATAAACGCATCACAGCaaaaaaagtgcaaatgacccaataaTGGTAGATGACATATCGAAAGTTATGTTGTATGTTTTGGAAAACGTAATtaacttttttctctttctctattTAATAATGATGTAAAATAATAGATACTATACGTAGGATGGACAAACACTTTCATTGAAAACGTAATTCAGTGTTCTATCTTCGTACATCCTTATTATATAGAGAtagaaaaaacttaattaagTTTGCAAATACAACACTGTGTTTTGAATTGTGATTTTCTTATTAGTAGCTTCCCCGATGGATAAGTACTCTATAGTTTTGATGAGATAAAAAATGATCCGAAAGTAAATGTTTTCagtaaatattattattaggcTACTAGTTGGGTGCTACTGTGCTACATGGAATATAAATTAGAATTTAAAATGCCAATAAGTAATTTTGACCTTAATAACTGACGAGTGTTTggcgtatatatattttaactcGTACTCTATCAAATAATAGTATAGAAAGATGTCGAACCCATAGAGATTGGTTTATCTATTCTACAGACGtttcttgttttaattactatttGAGATAATCAGAAAGAGTTGAGTTGTGAGTTAATAAACTAAAAATACGCAAATAGAGTAATGgagatatattttgatttttcacaaatataataaaaggtGTTGGGATCCTGACTTCACTTGATATTTCTTATTATAAAGTAAATTctttaatcttcaatttctaTTTCTCATAAATGTATAAATGCCTCTCTCGattacatttatatattattacctaagttgaagaattaatcgCACTCCTCTCGGTTATACAAATTAATTAacaaaatagtaatattaaaACACTAGAAATATATGCTTGAACCGAAACATGCTCTTTATAGTAAGTCCCTTTCGTTACCTTACTTGCTATAACTAATCAATACACTATTCCCTCTCTCGATTACAAATAAGTGTAAAATACATAAAAGAGATAGATGTCACTAAATAAATGTTAACATCTATCAATTTAATTAACTATGTTACTTCTTCCGCCTCTCTCGATTACATAATTAGTAACAAGTTAATTGGTAGTATAAATTTGATAAAcattaacaaataaaataacatctaactgtaaaacatataaaaattaaatagaaaGCTTCCGCTCAAACATGTGAAATTGAAGAATAATATCTACTATTATATAGAAATATCAAGATCCGTCATTTTTCCAACACAAAAGAAAGTTACTCCATATTGGAGTTAATATAACTCATGGAAATATTTTTATccattaataagaaaatagaagaaatattcaagaagaataatttcgctatttaattaaaaatagaaaCTAGAATAATTTTCAATATCAAATAATTGAAGAAATAGTAGAATCAAGAAAGGAACAATATATTTTGCAGTTCTCCTCCCATTACTTTTTGATCCGCTCTGAATTCGTCTTCCTCAAATGGAAAAGGATGCCTCTATTTACAGAAatgatttccaacttcttcGGCCAATCAAATTGATTGGTTTATGCAACTTGCTTCAGGCACTTGATTTTGGCAATTTGAGAAAttgcaaatttgcaaaatcCAAACGTAGGCCCCAcaattattttctcttcattCATTTACACCCTtctttattattaatattattttaattttaatatgaACTTCTCCAACTTGGCAAGCTATACATTCCAATTCCAACTTCGAGCAGGGCTTTCCAAAATGGTAAGTTGCGGGTACTCCTCTTTCTTCATTTgattttgcttttctttttttcttgtgggTCCCACACTAAGGGCAACTTGCACAATTTGTTTTCCATTTTGCTGCACCTTTCTGTtcccctcttcttcttttctcattcttcttcttgattttgctattttgatttatttattaaaattatggTGTCTCctataaataaaacaaagaaattttaatattaaataacaactaatttatatatgtatttttgtcttatcaataactttttaaaatataacataccagttgagtgactttattgATACAAATAAACTAAATAACTTTGTTCTATAATTTGTTTCGCTTAGAGTGACCATTTGAGAACTTTACTCATCCATTGCAACAAACTTCTTCTCTTTTGAGTAATTATTTTTGCTCTAATGGACATCCTTTGCGACTTTCATAACCTACACAAAGATGTGATAATTAATTTGAGATAAACACACAATGCTAAAAACCTCCATAGATTCATTGCAAGGTCTTCTGTAGTTGACTGAGATGGCAATGTCTTAAGTACAATTTTGGTTTCGATGTAGTTATTTCactattaaaaaaattctattttctCACTAATTTTCCACTGAAAAAAATATTCAGTGCCTATTTCTCACTAAATGTTGGTGGAAAAAAtctaaatagtagtgttttcatACAGAAAAATTAGAAATTCTCCGAGCGTTTCAATGGAAATCTGTTTCCTACCATGCGTTTTCCCAAAGAGTTGGTTCAGTGGAAATGAGATGGGAAAATCATGTTCTATAgcactgaatgtcggtgggaaaaatCTCTATTTCTAGTAATGTTTTACCGTAATAAATGGAATTAGTAAATGGAAATCAATTAGGTAATTTGCTAAAACAGGTTAAATTACAATAATTTATCCGTTGATTGAAAAATAGCTTCAAATTCATACTACACAACTAGAGTTAACCACTTAATTCTAAGGATGACAGCATAAATTTTTCTCTACAATAACTGTAGTAGTGTAggatgaatttgagattatTTTTCAATCAAAGGAGGTAATCTAGGCAATGCTAGATGAGGTGTTCTTAGGGAACAGTAGTTTTGATCTTACTTCAGCACtgattcattttcataaatgttGTCATCATCAGATAAGATCTGCCAGCATACTTTGCCGGTGGTTATCCATTACAATTatgataagaaaaaaatttaaaaaatagataTGGTGAAACGGTGGTTGTGCAGAGATATAGTTAAAAATGACACTTGTAACATTAGATTCGGATTGTGACAAATCCAGAAAATTGCAAAAGCAGATTTGAATagtgtttaaaaaataaaataactacGAAGTTGATGACTACCAAAATCATGCAAAGCAATCTAAAAGAAATAAGATTGTGAAGTCAGCTATTCAATTATTCGTATAGTCATGTCAAACGTGAAACATGAGTACTATAGATGTACAGTTACTCGTAGTCCTTTTCCTTTAGATTGCCTTGTGGCTTGTGCTCTTTTCTTTCCGATAGAATGTTCATCAAATCTAATCAGACTTTAATATATCATacgcaaactaaatcatcattacTAGATAAAATCTACTAATCTTTCCAAGTTATATGCAAAATAGAAATTAAGGGCACTACACTACTTTTTTCATTTCAACAGTGCAAAGACACGTTTTATGGCTAATTGATTAGTGCTAATTAAGTGTTTGGTGtaaatttctcataattttcttgaaggATAAGGTTTTGCACTTCTAGAAACTAAGGTTCCTTTCTTCTCACTCGGTAGCATCCGCAACGCAGCCCTAAGGGGTTTGAGAGCCTTGTTTAGTGGGACAATTTGTGAGCTAGACACAAGTGTTACCGTGCCACTTGTGTGTATCTCTTTTTTCCCGTGAATCTACTGAGGTTATTCTCTCGATTTCATAGTCTCTTTTATATAATGGCTGGTTCATCTCCATTATATAGTGTAGGTCGATTGATCAAATCACATTAAATTATTGTgtctcttttggtatatttgtcttttgttaTCTTATTTATCATCTTTCAAAGTTTGAGTTTCTGCATAACAACTGATTATTTCGATCCTAACACTAACCTCATATgtgttggaaataataattcaaaattgtaggaAACTAAAATCGGttaggatttgatattttaattcatgtctaattaggatttatagtcaaattagtATAGGAATAGATTTTTctgttttaagttaaattaggttttatactattataaatagggtTGCTGCTATATATTTTATGTTGTGAAGATTGTAGAGAGCATTCAGAGATTCATACAGTTTATCAAtataatattttccttcaaattggtatcaaagTTTCTACGATCCTGGTAAAAAATCAAAGAGCTTCAGCTGCCTGCGGGCGGCTATAAGCCATATATGCCATCCGTCAGGCCAATGATTTTGTGGCACACACCAGGCCAATAATATGCATGTGAAAAACAGTCATGCTGAgaatgattgaaaaaaaaaacatagcaGGTTTCAAAAAGGTGCAAACAAATTTGCACAAGAGGAAGGAACGATCTTCTCTACAAATTGGAGaagtgagttaaaaaaaaatgcagagaaagtgctccaacgagtgaaggttgaagagaaagtgcttcaacaattgaaggttgaagagaaagtgcttcaacaattgaagtttagtgagaaagtgcatcaacaaattggaaggttggagagaaagtgcttcaacgattgtgaaagttgaagagaaagtgcttcaacaatttaAGGTTGgtgagaaagtgcatcaacaaattggaatgttggagagaaagtgtttcaacgattgtgaaggttgaagaCAAAGTGTTTCAACAACTGAAGGTTGGTGAGAAAGTACATCAAcaaattggaatgttggagagaaagtgctccaacgaTTGTGGGCGTTGAAGAGAAAGGCTTCAACAAATCGAAATATATGAGTGacggttgaagagaaagtgcttcaacaattgatGGACTAGAAtaagtgcttcaacaattggAAGATGGTGACAGTGCATCAAGAATCAGATATACAATTTTCAATTACGGGAGAatgttggaaataataattcaaaattgtaggaAACCAAAATTCTAATTgggatttatagtcaaattagtATAGGAATAGATTTTCCTATTTTGAGTTAAATTAGGTCttatactattataaatagggttgctgctatttattttatgttagGGAGATTGTAGAGAGACATTCATAGAGTTTATCAAtataatattttccttcaatacGCTTATAAAAACTCGAATGCCTCTCACACATGGCAAGTCGACATAACTGGACATGGCAATGGCCACAATCATCTCTGCATCAATTATTACCAaaccaaattttatttggacatTACAAGTTCCAAAATCCGGCATTTCTAATGCTCAAGCTGGCCCCAGTATTCGACGATCTGGAAATTATCAGCCTTCTATTTGGGACTATACTCATATTCAATCATTGAAGAATCAATATTCAGTAAACATTTCTCTCTAGCTACTTAATTATTTAACTACGTTATAAGCTGGAGTATATTATTGATTAAATcgacatatatcttttaaatttcttcttattttccctCTATGTAGAGTGAGAATTTCATCAGACGCCGCGATGAACTGAAAATGGAAGTCAAGATTATGCTTAATGATCGTAACATGAAGCCATTGGACCAGTTGGAGATTATCGATAATTTGCAAAGGCTTGGATTATCTTATCACTTTGAAGATGAAATATACAgcattatgaatataatatatgGCAAAAATAGCGAAAAATTGAGCAAAAGAGATCACTTGTATGCTAAAGCTCTTGAATTTAGACTCTTGAGACAACATGGATTTAACATTTCACAAGGTGTGTTATAGTATTTTGATTTTTCTCGCTCcttctgttttattttttatcttatttttgcTTTATACATCTAGTAGCTAACATCCCCTAGTTAACTCGACTAATTTAGATTCGCATCGCATATAATCCACTAAAGGGGACAAGCTTCCTACGGGAATTTCTCGGATTATTTGCACCAATTTTTTTAGGCTGATCACCCGTCAAATTATGTCCCTACTAGCCTGGTGACTAGATTTCGCATtgatgtatttttctttttgcacaCAATTTTAGCCCGCTGGACTAACGggggatagatttttaaattatgTCTCAAAAAAAGCCATTTGTGCAAATGTCTGAGTTTCTCCATGTCAGAGGTCGAATCATACAATTCCAAATATAATCTTGTTTTTGGTTGCAGAAATATTTGATGGTTTGTATGACAATATGGCAGCTGGTCATTGTACTGAGGATACAAAAGGGATGCTATATTTGTATGAAGCTTCATTTCTTGCAACAGAAGGTGAAAATGAATTGGAGTTAGCAAGAACTTTGACAGAAAAACACCTTAGAGTgtatttggaaaataaaaattatatggATCAAAATCTGGCTGAGTTAGTGCACCATGCTTTGGAGCTTCCATTGCATTGGAGGATGTTGAGATTAGAGGCAAGGTGGTTCATCAATTTCTACAAGAAAAGACAAGACATGATCCCTTTCTTGCTTGAGCTGGCTAGCCTTGACTTCAACATTGTTCAAGCAGCTCATGTTGAGGACTTAAAATATGTGTCAAGGTAATAGCTACTCTAGAAATCAAATTTTGCAATTTTGTCCAAGATTTATTTGCTTGAATTTACCCTTCGCAGATCCCACtttgtgagatttcactgggtatgttgtagtatttatttgcttgaattttccaaatgaTGATAAGTCCTAGCTAACACGACATGATGACATGAATCTAATTAAGGACAGATCTGGATTTAGGTGCTTAAACT encodes:
- the LOC132064726 gene encoding 1,8-cineol synthase, chloroplastic-like isoform X3, with translation MAMATIISASIITKPNFIWTLQVPKSGISNAQAGPSIRRSGNYQPSIWDYTHIQSLKNQYSSENFIRRRDELKMEVKIMLNDRNMKPLDQLEIIDNLQRLGLSYHFEDEIYSIMNIIYGKNSEKLSKRDHLYAKALEFRLLRQHGFNISQEIFDGLYDNMAAGHCTEDTKGMLYLYEASFLATEGENELELARTLTEKHLRVYLENKNYMDQNLAELVHHALELPLHWRMLRLEARWFINFYKKRQDMIPFLLELASLDFNIVQAAHVEDLKYVSRWWKETCLAENLPFGRDRLVENFFWTVGVNFLPPYGYFRRIATKVNALVTTIDDVYDVFGTLDELQIFTDAIQRWNINELDKLPDIMKMCYFALDNFINEVAGDAFEEHGIFILPYLRNADELKRGDVPKSIQCYMNETKASEEEARQHIRVLISQTWKKMNEAHDTARHPFPKIYVKCAMSLARMAQCMYQHGDGHGGNNSTTTNRIMALLFESIPPAYKRSSAKTRLPYGQL
- the LOC132064721 gene encoding (R)-linalool synthase TPS5, chloroplastic-like isoform X1, with amino-acid sequence MVAIFTNVGIMIPNITTSKRPTSYCTCFSSVTSLCLSTPASLMKITKPSLNHKSANISANFSSSNGNPIRRSGNYEPTMWDFQFIQSIGNDYVGEKYMKRFTELKAEIKKNLMMMMMVEGSSDELEKLELIDNLQRLGVSYHFKYEIMQILRTIHQSSAATGDSLHSTALKFRLLREHGFDISQDILNDFGDENGNLKQSICNDTKGLLELYEASFLSTETEFTLKNATTFTVAHLKNYVDNHPGDQDNIMVALVLHALELPRHWTMPRLETEWYISIYERMSNANPLLLELSKLDFNIVQAAHQEDLRTLSRWWKSTSLAEKLSFSRDRLVEDFLWSVGLVFEPQHNYCRRMLTKVVAFIVVMDDIYDVYGTLNELEIFTDAVERWDIKAMKRLPDYMKLCYLALFNSTNEMAYDILKEQGINVLPYLTKQWADLCKAYLREARWYYNGYMPTLQEYMDNAWISIATPLVLVYAFIFVTSSITKEALESLNNYPDIIRRCATINRYVDDLGTSSEELKRGDVSKSIQCYMNEKGASEEEARKHIKFLIKETWELMNKDQREEMLFSEEFIGIVLNFSRASHCIYQHGDGHGIQNSHIRDRITKLLFEPITI
- the LOC132064721 gene encoding (R)-linalool synthase TPS5, chloroplastic-like isoform X2; this encodes MKRFTELKAEIKKNLMMMMMVEGSSDELEKLELIDNLQRLGVSYHFKYEIMQILRTIHQSSAATGDSLHSTALKFRLLREHGFDISQDILNDFGDENGNLKQSICNDTKGLLELYEASFLSTETEFTLKNATTFTVAHLKNYVDNHPGDQDNIMVALVLHALELPRHWTMPRLETEWYISIYERMSNANPLLLELSKLDFNIVQAAHQEDLRTLSRWWKSTSLAEKLSFSRDRLVEDFLWSVGLVFEPQHNYCRRMLTKVVAFIVVMDDIYDVYGTLNELEIFTDAVERWDIKAMKRLPDYMKLCYLALFNSTNEMAYDILKEQGINVLPYLTKQWADLCKAYLREARWYYNGYMPTLQEYMDNAWISIATPLVLVYAFIFVTSSITKEALESLNNYPDIIRRCATINRYVDDLGTSSEELKRGDVSKSIQCYMNEKGASEEEARKHIKFLIKETWELMNKDQREEMLFSEEFIGIVLNFSRASHCIYQHGDGHGIQNSHIRDRITKLLFEPITI